The sequence CGCGCCAGCAGGAAAGCATCGCGCTCAAGGTGCAAGGAGGCAAGGTGCGGAGCGCGCAGCGCACCGCCCTCTGAACACAACAGAATCCTGCGTCCGGTTAACGCTTTCGTAGAATCTTCAGTGGCATAGAGCGATGACGCAGCCCGTTGCAGCGCCTCCTCGCCGGTAGTTACAAATGCTCTGCGAAAATCAATTTTCCGGGCCGCTCGGACTTCAATCAGCGGCGACCCAAATTGCTCTGGTTCCATGCGCAGGCGATAGATCGCGTCCGGCAAATCGCGCCGAATATCCTGTTCAATCTGCTGGCGCGCATCCTCGTTGGCAAGGGCCTCGATGCGAAAGTAGTCGGCTTGCGGGTCGCTGTACAGCCGCTGGCAGGATATTATGTCAATTCCAGCAGTGGGCCACATGGAGGGGAGCGCACTGCGCGCCGGCCCCTTCCGCGGCGCTTGAAGATCGATGGTGTAAAGCGCCATGGCGCTTAGAGTATCGGCGCCGACGGCAGTGGCGCTGAAGGTCATCGACCTTACTGTTCACGGAATCGGAAGGCTGGTTCGATCGCTGATTTCGTAGTGGATTAGCGCGTAGAGTTGCACCGCCTGCGGCGAAAAGTCGCGGTAGGCCCGGTCTTCGTAGGACATCATCGTGTTACAGCGAAAAGAAAAGAGGAACATGCGTCGTCGGTCTTCTGAAATTCGAAATTCAAGACCATAATCCCAGACCGGAAGGCAGCGCGCCGTAAATTGCGGCTGATAGTCCCGGTTTTGCGCCATCAAGAGCTTGATATCGCGAATCAGCCCGCCGTCGCTGAGCTTACGGATGCTTTGATAGTCGCTGTAGGGGCGTAGCTCATTGACGGTTTCGGCATAGCGGTAAACATAAATGGCAGGCGCGTGCGAAACGATGGCAATTGCCTCGTTGCTGATGGGGCCAGGATTTTGCGCCTCTGATTCAACGCCGCGCTCATTGCGGGCGATAGAAGCCTCCCGATGCTGAGCTTCGCCGAGACTGCAATGCAGCAAGCCCGCAAGGCAGGCCGCCATCCAGATCGTCCGGACGCCACTCATGCTTATTGGAAGCCAGGATTCGACGGACTGTTCACGGACAGGCAACGCCGGCAAATGCGCTTTCATTGCCTGTCCGCGCTCGCTCAGAACATGTGCGATAGTTTTAAGGCCGTAAAGCTCTCATATTGAGAACGACCCTGGAAGATTGTTACGATCGTAGTTTTCTTCCAGACCAGTCCGATGCCCGGACCCCAGGCCTTGTGCAGACCATGCAGATCCCATTCGCGCCAGCTCGGAGCTACTCGGCCGATGTCGTAAAAGTACATAAGCTGTATGTCCATGCCGCCAAGGAATTGGGTGCGCGCGAAATTGTAACGGCCTTCGAAGTTTCCAAGCGCCATCGTCTTATCCACAAATTGATTGGATGGGTAGCCGCGAATCCCGCTTGAGCCGCCAAGTCCTTCGGCCCCTTCGTTCGGATTCATATTATAGATGCGGCCAGCCTCCCAGAATGGGACATCGCCAAAGGTTTGCTGGCCAATCAGCCGGTAGGCAAAGACTGCTTCGTGACCCCAGCTGTTGATGATGCTCGGCAGCACCTCAATGTATTGCCGCCAGGTATATGTAACCCGCTGGAAGCTGTAGTCGCTTCCGGTTCCATGTCCGACGCCCTCGTAGTGAAGGTCCGTAAAGATGCCTTCATTTGGATTGGGCTCTCGCTCCCTGGGCCGAGAGTCATAGGCCAGAGCAACGCGAGCTCCGTTGACGAAACGCGGCTTGTTGTCACGAACAGCATCGTAGCCGTAGGGTTGCTCTACATCGATGAGGGTCGGCGAATTGTACTCGGCCTGCCCGTCTTCTCGTCCGCCGTAGTAGGAATTGATCCGAAAACGCTGACCCCGAAATCCTACAAACCACTTAAAGTTCGAACTGCCGAACCAGTCCTCCGCGCTCAGCTCCAGATAAGGGCGCACGCGGTCGTAGTTATAGTACTTGTCCTGGCGTTCACGAAGAATGCGACGCCCGGGGTTGAGTGCGGTCTGATTCAAAACCGCAGCCGGCCCGCCGAAAAGAACATTTTCATTGAGGTTGATTTCATCGCCGAGCTTGTGGTGTAAGCCGTACTCTTCCGTCAGATCGGCGCCTTGAATGATCGTCCGTTGGCGCGGCACATTGTCGCCTACCGGCGTCTCGCCGCGCCGAATCCTGCCAATGCGCTGGATGTCCTGGTAATTGCCGACGCCATAGTACTGCGCATTCAGAGTGCGCGAGTAGCCTCCGCGCAATTTTACGCGAAAGCCAAGGTCGAAAAAGTCCACCATATCAACACTGAAGGCGTGGTCTTCGTAACCCTTGGTCGAGGCCAGGTACTGCGCCCAGATTTCCATCTGGTAAGGCTTGTAGGGTTCGCCCTGGGCATTCACATCGTAAAAGACAAAAGTGCCGCGCAGACCGTAGATGAAGCCGATGTCGTCGTTGTAGGAAGGCAGTGGCAGAGGAGTAAAGGTCCAACGCTTGGCGGGCGGCGGTTCGTTTGGCTGGGCCAACAAGGATCCGCCGCCGGCAACCAATACCAGTAGCGCGACGAAAATTGCGAAAGAGCGAAGCCGTTGCATCATAGCGATTTCCCCGCGGCAAAATTGATGGTTACGCGCGAGGTTCCGGTTCCGCTGCCGGCCACGTCGAGATCATAGGAGCCTACCAATTGATTTGGCTGCATCTCCGCTCGAAAGCGAGACAGCGCGGCTGTTTGCGAGGGATCGGAAAGGGTCACCGTAGCACTTTGCGTTAGCGTCAGGATCGGCTGCTGGTCTTCAACGCCAGGCGTGACCGAGCCGCGCACTGGAAAAGAAATCGAAGTGATCGTAGCGTTGCGCAAGGGGGCAACTGTATTGAACACACCCTGTATCTGGTTGCCGACAACGTAGACGTTTACGTTCACATTGGGGTCGACATTGGCATTGATGATTGCCTGCAATCCCGGATATGTAACAGCGCAGTAGGTCAGGGCGTCGGCCGTATCGCCAACGCAGGTCTGCATCTGCGCCTGGCCGTTGAAGACGTTGCCGCTGAGGAATTGCACCCCGGCGCCGAACAGGAAAGAATAGATGATGTCCTGCTGGGAGGCTTCCCGTTCCCCCGGATCTTCGTCGCCAGCGCTGCAGGCCGACAACGAAAGCAGTACCATTGAAACAACAGGTAGTAGCTTTCGCATAGCGCGCAAAGATCGAAGACTCAAAGGGTCAGGGTCAATCCTTTTTCCCGATTGCACTTGCACGGGGCGACTTGCCTTCTAACAAGGTCGGTTTGCAGCGCACTAGAATAACCGTCAATAGTAGAGCGATGCACAATTTACGCGAACTCAAGGGCCAGCCGCTGGCCAGCGCCCTGCTTGGCAGCTATGTCGAAAGGCTGCCGCCGCCGCTCCTATTGCTTTACGGACCAGATGGTGTGGGAAAGTTTTCCGCTGCCGAGGCCTTTGTCCAGCAAAGCCTCTGCGAAACCGGTCAGGGTTGCGGTCAGTGTGCGCCCTGCGCCAAGATTCGTGCGCGCAGCCACGCCGACGTCATTGTTTTCCCGGAAGCGCCGACGCCGATCGGAGAACCGGGCAATTCCGAGGAATTCACAGTTCGCTGGCTGCAGGAGAAGCGTCTTCGCTATTCCCCATTTGACGGGAGACTCCGCTTTGTACTTTTTCCGCGCGCCGACCTGATTCAAAACGAAGCCGAAACTGCGCTGCTCAAGACCCTGGAGGAGCCACCGGCTCACACCCGTTTTCTTTTTGTGGCGCGTGATCTGGAGGCCTTGAAACCGACGGTCGTCAGCCGAGCCGTTCTGGTTCCCTTTCGCCGCCTTTCGCAGGAAGTGCTTCGCCAACTGGCTCCCGGATTGAGCGACGAGCAATTTGATCTCCTGGGCGGCAGTCTTGCCATGGCCCCGCTGCTTGTTACCGCCTTCTATAGTGAGCTGCGCGGTTTGCTGCAGCGCGCTTTCCAGCATCCCCTGGCATTGCTGGATTTGGAACGGAGAATCCAGCATTGGGAGCGATCTGGCGTTAGCGAAGCGGAACAACAATTCAGCGGCGCTGAGTGCGTTGGTCTGGCAGCCACTTTGATGCTATATGAACTGCAACAAACTGCAGGCCGCCTTGCGGCGTCTGCGGCGGTCTTCCGATTTCTGGAGCGTTGGAACCGAGAGCAGAGCGGCGAATCAGCCTACATCCTGGGCCGGCTATTCCAGGAATTGAGCCTGGCCTTGTTTCAACCAGATGCAGCCAATCTCAAGCGCTGACATTGATCAATGCCGTCTTCAGTATTTCCATGTCACGCTCTTGCTGCGATGTCCGCCAGGTGATTCCGGCGGGGGTGAGCACCATAGAGCGACCGCCGGCCTGTAGACCGGCGCTCTGACCTGCGCCGCTGCAGATCGCAATCGATATCCCGTGCTGCCGCGACAATTCGAGCAGTCGATTGATCGCATCGTCGGCGTCAAATTCTGGGCCTGAAGTGAGGACAAAGGCCAGCTTCATGCCTTGCTCATTCAGCTCCTTCCAGTAAGATTCGGAGTTAGCCTCTGCGCCGGCCAGTACGGAAAAGCGAAAGCCGCCCAGAATGTATACGCCTGGTTCGTCGCCCGGCGTCGCCAGCGGCGTTTCGGTCTGGCTCAAGCGGCGCTTGCGATACCAATCAATCACCTGGCTGCCCTGAATGATTGGCGTTGCGCAATAGCGGGATCCATTTTCCTGAAAGGACATTAGTCCGCCGAGTATTACGCCGCGGTAAGCCTCGCTGAGCTTAAGTAGCCAATCCAGAGCAACCTGGCTACGATCCAGCGCCGCACGAAGATCCCGGACGCTCTGATCAGCGAAGAAATACTCAGGGAACAAGAGAAAATCGGATTTCAGCGCGGCCAGTTTCTTGAGCACTGTCACATTGAGAGCGTCAGGCAATCTTTTCTGATAGATGCTAACGCGAACGATGCCCATCAAGTTCAGTCCCGGCGATGCCAGATCTGCGTCAATTCCTTTCAATTGATAAGCCCGCTGTTGGCGCTGCAATGAATCTCTGCAGCGCAGCGCTTTTCTATCTGGCCACGCTTTTGCTGCACGATGCAGCAGCCAGGCATGCACATCAAGCCTTCGCTTTTGCTTTCGTTCGATATCTGCTTGGCGCCTTGCTTTTTGCGCCCTTCTTTCTTCGTTCCACTTCGCGATCCTGGCCCCGCGCCTTCACCTGGTCGCGCAGCATTTTCAATGCGGCGGCAGTTGGCTGCTTCTACTATTCCGTAGAAATGGGCGGACCAGCGCGGGCCAACGTCCTGAACATGACTTACCCCGCTTTCGTAGCAGTTTTGGCTGGGCCGATGCTG is a genomic window of Leptospirales bacterium containing:
- a CDS encoding carbon-nitrogen hydrolase family protein → MQRQQRAYQLKGIDADLASPGLNLMGIVRVSIYQKRLPDALNVTVLKKLAALKSDFLLFPEYFFADQSVRDLRAALDRSQVALDWLLKLSEAYRGVILGGLMSFQENGSRYCATPIIQGSQVIDWYRKRRLSQTETPLATPGDEPGVYILGGFRFSVLAGAEANSESYWKELNEQGMKLAFVLTSGPEFDADDAINRLLELSRQHGISIAICSGAGQSAGLQAGGRSMVLTPAGITWRTSQQERDMEILKTALINVSA
- a CDS encoding outer membrane protein assembly factor, coding for MMQRLRSFAIFVALLVLVAGGGSLLAQPNEPPPAKRWTFTPLPLPSYNDDIGFIYGLRGTFVFYDVNAQGEPYKPYQMEIWAQYLASTKGYEDHAFSVDMVDFFDLGFRVKLRGGYSRTLNAQYYGVGNYQDIQRIGRIRRGETPVGDNVPRQRTIIQGADLTEEYGLHHKLGDEINLNENVLFGGPAAVLNQTALNPGRRILRERQDKYYNYDRVRPYLELSAEDWFGSSNFKWFVGFRGQRFRINSYYGGREDGQAEYNSPTLIDVEQPYGYDAVRDNKPRFVNGARVALAYDSRPREREPNPNEGIFTDLHYEGVGHGTGSDYSFQRVTYTWRQYIEVLPSIINSWGHEAVFAYRLIGQQTFGDVPFWEAGRIYNMNPNEGAEGLGGSSGIRGYPSNQFVDKTMALGNFEGRYNFARTQFLGGMDIQLMYFYDIGRVAPSWREWDLHGLHKAWGPGIGLVWKKTTIVTIFQGRSQYESFTALKLSHMF